The DNA window GTTCAGAAAGATTTTCAGTTTGAATCGGGACTTGGTGCTCGCCCATCGGCAAATTACGCAAATCCACGAATAAGGTGAAGTCTTCTAATTGGCGTGCCGTTTGTACGACACTCACAGGGCCGCTCAAATGCAAATCAGCGGTTTTTGGGACACCGCTAACCATCAAACTATTGTCATGGTAGACCTCAAGCTCTACTTCTTCAATCACTTCCGACACACGGCTAGTATCTGTTGTCACCGCGGAATTATCGTCTGCCTGTACCGAGAAAAATAAAAGGAAGGCTAATAACAGCGCCGTAATCCGTAAAAACCAGCGATTGTCCATCATCTTATCCATTCTTTTTCCCCCTCCACTTCCACCAAGGAAGAGTGACTTCTTGCTGTTCTGCGCCAAACCAGATTCGGCGAAGCTTTACTTCAAAGTCTTCAAGTGATAAATTACGGTGCAAATCGCCATTTGCTGTTAAGCTGATGGCGCCTGTTTCTTCTGACACGACAATGGTAATCGCATCCGTCACTTCACTAATGCCAAGAGCAGCACGGTGACGCGTTCCGAGTTCTTTTGAAATGAACGGACTTTCAGACAGCGGCAAATAACAAGCCGCAGCGGCAATTCGGTTTTTTTGAACAATTACCGCTCCGTCGTGCAGTGGTGTGTTTGGAATGAATAAATTGATCATTAATTCAGATGTTAAATCTGAGTTCATTGGAATGCCGGTCTCAATGTATTCACTCAATCCTGTTTCGCGTTCAATCGATACCAATGCCCCAATGCGTCGTTTCGCCATATAGCTAACGGACTTGGACATCGCTTCAATCAATCGGTTGCGTTCGGACTCTTCGTTTAATGTACTGCTAGAGAACAATTTGCCACGCCCGAGCTGTTCAAGTGCGCGACGCAATTCCGGTTGGAAAATGATAATAATGGCTAAAAAGCCCCATTCTAATACTTGTTGCATAATCCAGCCTAACGTTTCCAAGTTAAGTGCTTGTGTCACGAGGCGCGCGATAATAATAACAAAGATCCCTTTTAACAATTGAACCGCTTTTGTTCCTTTGATAACGGTGATCAATT is part of the Planococcus kocurii genome and encodes:
- the cdaA gene encoding diadenylate cyclase CdaA, with product MPFFENLTDQTSFRLLANIIDILLVWFVVYKLITVIKGTKAVQLLKGIFVIIIARLVTQALNLETLGWIMQQVLEWGFLAIIIIFQPELRRALEQLGRGKLFSSSTLNEESERNRLIEAMSKSVSYMAKRRIGALVSIERETGLSEYIETGIPMNSDLTSELMINLFIPNTPLHDGAVIVQKNRIAAAACYLPLSESPFISKELGTRHRAALGISEVTDAITIVVSEETGAISLTANGDLHRNLSLEDFEVKLRRIWFGAEQQEVTLPWWKWRGKKNG